One stretch of Serinicoccus hydrothermalis DNA includes these proteins:
- the tmk gene encoding dTMP kinase, producing the protein MTDQPSPDARRGRRPGLFVAVEGGDGAGKSTQADALAGWLREQGHTVLRTREPGGTALGRSLRELVLHGEDGSVTPRAEALLFAADRAHHVATVVRPALEAGEVVITDRYLDSSVAYQGAARELGHDEVRDLSLWAVEGLLPDLTVLLDVSAEQGRRRRGLVHDRVEREGDDFHDRVREGFLALAERAPERYFVLDAQAGRDEIGAAVRERVARLLEQQR; encoded by the coding sequence GTGACCGACCAGCCGAGCCCTGACGCGCGACGCGGACGTCGGCCGGGGCTCTTCGTGGCGGTCGAGGGGGGTGACGGCGCGGGCAAGTCGACCCAGGCCGACGCACTGGCCGGCTGGCTGCGCGAGCAGGGGCATACCGTGCTCCGCACCCGCGAGCCCGGGGGGACCGCACTGGGGCGCTCGCTGCGCGAGCTGGTGCTGCACGGGGAGGACGGTTCGGTCACCCCGCGCGCCGAGGCGCTCCTCTTCGCCGCCGACCGGGCCCACCACGTGGCCACCGTGGTGCGGCCGGCGCTGGAGGCGGGTGAGGTCGTCATCACCGACCGCTACCTCGACTCCTCGGTGGCCTACCAGGGCGCCGCCCGGGAGCTGGGCCACGACGAGGTCCGCGACCTGTCCCTGTGGGCGGTCGAGGGACTGCTGCCCGACCTCACCGTCCTGCTCGACGTGAGCGCTGAGCAGGGCAGGCGACGCCGCGGGCTGGTGCACGACCGGGTCGAGCGGGAGGGTGACGACTTCCACGACCGGGTGCGCGAGGGCTTCCTCGCCCTCGCCGAGCGGGCGCCCGAGCGCTACTTCGTGCTCGACGCACAGGCGGGCCGCGACGAGATCGGAGCGGCCGTCCGCGAGCGGGTCGCCAGGCTGCTGGAGCAGCAGCGATGA
- a CDS encoding MerR family transcriptional regulator has protein sequence MTTTQTLTVGQVAEEVGVSVRTLHHYDEIGLVVPSERSHAGYRLYTEADLVRLQHVVVYRRLGFGLEEVAALLEQDADVLEHLRRQRSAITDRIGELTELVRSIDTAMEREMSGYQITREEQREIFGDNFTDNFDDYQAEAEQRWGDTDAWKQSNQRTKSYTKEQWEQIKVEQDQVNARFVELLEGGEPADSEAAMDAAEEARQQICRWFYDCPRGMHASIAQMYVDDPRFTKTYEDIAKGLAQFVRDAVVANAARG, from the coding sequence ATGACGACGACGCAGACGCTGACCGTCGGCCAGGTGGCCGAGGAGGTCGGCGTGAGCGTGCGCACGCTGCATCACTACGACGAGATCGGTCTCGTGGTCCCCAGCGAGCGCAGCCACGCCGGATACCGCCTCTACACCGAGGCCGACCTGGTGCGGCTGCAGCACGTCGTCGTCTACCGCCGCCTGGGCTTCGGGCTCGAGGAGGTCGCGGCCCTGCTGGAGCAGGACGCCGACGTCCTGGAGCACCTGCGTCGGCAGCGGAGCGCGATCACGGACCGGATCGGCGAGCTCACCGAGCTCGTGCGGTCGATCGACACGGCGATGGAGAGAGAGATGAGCGGCTACCAGATCACCCGCGAGGAGCAGCGAGAGATCTTCGGTGACAACTTCACCGACAACTTCGACGACTACCAGGCCGAGGCCGAGCAGCGCTGGGGCGACACCGACGCCTGGAAGCAGTCGAACCAGCGGACCAAGAGCTACACCAAGGAGCAGTGGGAGCAGATCAAGGTCGAGCAGGACCAGGTCAACGCCCGCTTCGTCGAGCTGCTCGAGGGCGGCGAGCCCGCAGACTCCGAGGCGGCCATGGACGCCGCCGAGGAGGCGCGGCAGCAGATCTGCCGGTGGTTCTACGACTGCCCGCGCGGTATGCACGCGAGCATCGCGCAGATGTACGTCGACGACCCGAGGTTCACCAAGACCTACGAGGACATCGCCAAGGGCCTCGCGCAGTTCGTCCGGGACGCCGTCGTGGCCAACGCCGCGCGGGGCTGA
- a CDS encoding Lrp/AsnC family transcriptional regulator: MPKNPRDDKPLDDTDLALVRLLEVDGRMSNAMLAREVGIAESTCLVRVRSLRERGVVRGIHADIDPVAVGRPVEAMIAIRFGGHRRANFEEFTREVPELPGVLGAFHVSGAIDYYVHVAVPSADALRDFVLDHLTNRPGVLHAETSLIFESLHGRGTMTAAEGAVPDRA; this comes from the coding sequence GTGCCGAAGAATCCTCGTGACGACAAGCCCCTCGACGACACCGACCTGGCGTTGGTACGCCTGCTCGAGGTGGACGGGCGCATGTCGAACGCCATGCTGGCCCGTGAGGTCGGCATCGCCGAGTCCACCTGCCTGGTGCGGGTGCGCTCGCTGCGCGAGCGGGGCGTCGTCCGCGGGATCCACGCCGACATCGACCCGGTCGCCGTGGGGCGACCCGTGGAGGCGATGATCGCCATCCGCTTCGGCGGCCACCGGCGGGCGAACTTCGAGGAGTTCACCCGTGAGGTGCCCGAGCTGCCGGGCGTGCTCGGCGCCTTCCACGTCTCGGGGGCGATCGACTACTACGTCCACGTCGCCGTGCCGAGCGCGGACGCCCTGCGCGACTTCGTCCTGGACCACCTCACCAACCGGCCCGGGGTGCTGCACGCGGAGACCTCACTCATCTTCGAGTCCCTGCACGGGCGGGGCACGATGACCGCCGCCGAGGGCGCCGTCCCGGATCGGGCTTGA
- a CDS encoding cell wall-binding repeat-containing protein: protein MRLGERADLSPFQDVRDWDARGQGVYDALTSTAQASQQDVLRRLDEAGATYESHWITNAVHVTGGSQDLALELAGEREVEGIYPTVSYELPEVEPAPADLPAPAAVEWGVADINADDVWAEYGVTGEGIVVGSIDTGAQFDHPALVGAYRGNNGDGTFDHDYNWFDAAGVSPDEPVDLEGHGSHVTGTMVGDDGGDNQIGVAPGARWISANGCCPTDEALISSGEWMLAPTRTDGSDPDPAMRPHVINNSWGTTSPSDDPFMEDVSLAWAAAGQFGVWANGNIGPGCESSGSPGSRIINYSVGNYDAAHEINPTSSRGAGQDGETKPNISAPGTAVRSSVPGNGYASYSGTSMASPHVAGAIALLWASSPQLVGDVEATVGLLDGTATDNPDDQCGGTDEDNNVFGEGRLDALALLDAAPRGPVGVVEGTVTDAATGEPLAGVDVEVAGPVERMLSTDGEGAYRALVSAGDYTLTASRFGWLEQSADVTVSEDGTATQDFALEAAQRATVSGTVTDGSGAGFPLYAQVSVAGQSLATFTDPLDGGYALEVPVGEQVRLEAVVQYPGYQVLEEEVLVEADTVVDLSPTVLPDSCTAPGYTATDSVVLAESFDAGVLPDGWEIEDNLDNGQVWAVDEDGAGIGNLTGGEGAFAYVNSDAYGPDGQQDTSLVSPVMDFSALDNPSVSFAQAYIPLGDIADLDVSTDGGESWTTVSTWTTPQEDVEVRVPLPMAQGEVDVRLRWHYHEAVWAYFWQVDDIVVGSRSCDPTGDGGYVVGSVSASADGSAVSGAAVTSLDVPEDRGTSRDTPADEGQDDGFYWLFSSVSGAHPFEATARGYGAATQDVDVEQGGAVRADFVLDGGLLELDPGLIRTEVELGADSETVDLTVTNSGTGPADVTLEEVRGDATLLRADGRRVAATGEDAAAGAPTRTVDVEPRVGAYLTADDAPEREATMQPHEEPWTELTPVPATIVDNRVVEVDGAWHSFGGFDGIEPTTAHYRYDPAAMEWVEGAELPEPLMAPTAGTVDGQIVAAGGWDSNGSARAETYVYAPQDDAWTQVSDAPVSVAWAGQATLDGLLYSVGGCTTGDCDPTSAVTAAYDPATDTWTTLADYPRTVAFPSCAGVDGRVVCAGGVGDGGTSTTEAYAYDPAADSWTQVADAPSDAWGAAYAGANDQLIVTGGLLDGAISNEAVAYDPAADAWSDLPNPNEPSFRGAGACGFVRIGGEGDAGFSDVVELLPGYDLCGDGPVDVPWLSLSETELSLAPGESATVQVTTTGDVAQPGLYTAGVSAEGGMPGTAPTSEVEMTVLPPATWGKLTGLVAGDDCAGTTDPLAGATVDASPTRGEGPRWRWVTDDEGRYARWIDTRVGELELIASAVEHLPESALVDPVRGQVVEEDFVLLHEDCDTDPGPIHPEVVRVAGEHRYGTAVELSQAYEPGIATVLLATGADYPDALAGAAWAGSAEVPVLLTKPDQLPAVTAAELERLNPGELVVLGGDGAVQDDVVEEAAEAAEAPVRRLAGRDRYATAALVAAELGSSGTAYVATGRDYPDALAGAARAGAVDAPVLLVRPDSVPSSTRQALRDLGVEQIVLLGGTGVVEDGVETALEEFGEVDRISGGDRYGTAALLAEDYPTAGDVYVASGQDWPDALAGAAAAGAQDAPLLLVRQDSVPSATWTALERLEPGLISVLGGETAVAETVLEELRTLE, encoded by the coding sequence GTGCGGCTGGGGGAGCGGGCCGACCTGAGCCCGTTCCAGGACGTCCGTGACTGGGACGCCCGCGGCCAAGGGGTCTACGACGCCCTGACCAGCACCGCGCAGGCCAGCCAGCAGGACGTGCTCCGGCGGCTCGACGAGGCGGGCGCCACCTACGAGTCCCACTGGATCACCAACGCGGTCCACGTCACCGGTGGCTCGCAGGACCTGGCCCTGGAGCTCGCCGGGGAGCGCGAGGTCGAGGGGATCTACCCGACGGTGTCCTACGAGCTGCCCGAGGTGGAGCCCGCGCCCGCCGACCTCCCCGCGCCGGCAGCGGTGGAGTGGGGCGTCGCCGACATCAACGCCGACGACGTCTGGGCCGAGTACGGCGTGACCGGGGAGGGGATCGTCGTCGGCTCGATCGACACCGGGGCGCAGTTCGACCACCCGGCGCTGGTGGGGGCATACCGCGGCAACAACGGGGACGGGACCTTCGACCACGACTACAACTGGTTCGACGCGGCGGGGGTGTCCCCGGACGAGCCGGTGGACCTCGAGGGCCACGGGTCCCACGTCACCGGCACGATGGTCGGTGACGACGGCGGCGACAACCAGATCGGCGTGGCCCCGGGTGCGCGCTGGATCTCCGCCAACGGCTGCTGCCCCACCGACGAGGCGCTCATCAGCTCGGGGGAGTGGATGCTGGCCCCGACCCGGACCGACGGCTCGGACCCCGACCCGGCGATGCGCCCGCACGTCATCAACAACTCCTGGGGCACGACGTCGCCCTCCGACGACCCCTTCATGGAGGACGTCTCCCTCGCCTGGGCCGCGGCGGGCCAGTTCGGGGTGTGGGCCAACGGCAACATCGGGCCGGGCTGCGAGAGCTCGGGATCACCCGGGAGCCGCATCATCAACTACTCCGTCGGCAACTACGACGCGGCGCACGAGATCAACCCGACGTCCAGCCGCGGGGCCGGTCAGGACGGCGAGACCAAGCCCAACATCTCGGCACCCGGCACGGCCGTGCGCTCCTCGGTGCCCGGCAACGGCTACGCCTCCTACTCCGGCACCTCGATGGCCTCGCCGCACGTGGCCGGGGCGATCGCCCTGCTCTGGGCGAGCTCCCCGCAGCTCGTGGGCGACGTCGAGGCGACCGTGGGACTGCTCGACGGGACCGCGACGGACAACCCGGACGACCAGTGCGGCGGCACCGACGAGGACAACAACGTCTTTGGCGAGGGAAGGCTCGACGCCCTGGCGCTGCTCGACGCCGCCCCCCGCGGGCCGGTCGGTGTCGTCGAGGGGACGGTCACCGACGCCGCGACCGGCGAGCCGCTGGCCGGCGTCGACGTGGAGGTCGCCGGGCCGGTGGAGCGGATGCTCTCCACCGACGGTGAGGGCGCCTACCGGGCCCTCGTCAGCGCGGGGGACTACACGCTGACCGCCTCCCGCTTCGGCTGGCTGGAGCAGTCCGCCGACGTCACCGTGTCCGAGGACGGGACGGCCACCCAGGACTTCGCCCTCGAGGCCGCGCAGAGGGCCACGGTCAGCGGCACCGTCACCGACGGCTCGGGCGCGGGCTTCCCGCTCTACGCCCAGGTGTCGGTGGCCGGGCAGTCGCTCGCCACCTTCACCGACCCCCTCGACGGCGGGTATGCCCTCGAGGTCCCGGTCGGCGAGCAGGTGCGCCTGGAGGCCGTGGTCCAGTACCCCGGCTACCAGGTGCTCGAGGAGGAGGTGCTGGTCGAGGCCGACACGGTGGTCGACCTCTCGCCCACGGTGCTGCCCGACTCGTGCACGGCACCCGGCTACACCGCCACCGACAGCGTCGTCCTCGCGGAGAGCTTCGACGCCGGGGTGCTGCCCGACGGGTGGGAGATCGAGGACAACCTGGACAACGGCCAGGTCTGGGCCGTGGACGAGGACGGCGCCGGCATCGGCAACCTCACCGGCGGCGAGGGCGCCTTCGCCTACGTCAACTCCGACGCCTACGGTCCCGACGGGCAGCAGGACACCTCCCTGGTGTCGCCGGTGATGGACTTCAGCGCCCTGGACAACCCGAGCGTCAGCTTCGCGCAGGCCTACATCCCGCTGGGTGACATCGCCGACCTCGACGTCAGCACCGACGGCGGCGAGAGCTGGACGACGGTGTCGACCTGGACGACCCCGCAGGAGGATGTCGAGGTGAGGGTGCCGCTCCCGATGGCGCAGGGCGAGGTGGACGTGCGGCTCCGATGGCACTACCACGAGGCCGTGTGGGCGTACTTCTGGCAGGTGGACGACATCGTCGTCGGCTCCCGCAGCTGCGACCCGACCGGTGACGGCGGGTATGTCGTGGGCTCGGTGTCCGCCTCGGCGGACGGCTCCGCGGTGAGCGGCGCCGCCGTGACCAGCCTGGACGTGCCGGAGGACCGCGGCACCAGCCGGGACACCCCGGCGGACGAGGGCCAGGACGACGGCTTCTACTGGCTCTTCAGCAGCGTGTCCGGCGCGCACCCCTTCGAGGCCACGGCCCGGGGCTACGGCGCGGCCACGCAGGACGTCGACGTCGAGCAGGGCGGTGCGGTCCGCGCCGACTTCGTGCTCGACGGCGGGCTGCTGGAGCTCGACCCGGGTCTCATCAGGACCGAGGTCGAGCTGGGTGCGGACTCCGAGACCGTGGACCTGACCGTGACCAACAGCGGCACCGGCCCGGCCGACGTCACGCTGGAGGAGGTGCGCGGTGACGCGACGCTGCTGCGGGCCGACGGCCGGCGGGTCGCCGCGACCGGCGAGGACGCGGCGGCGGGTGCCCCCACGCGGACCGTCGACGTCGAGCCGCGGGTCGGGGCATACCTCACCGCGGACGACGCCCCGGAGCGCGAGGCGACCATGCAGCCGCACGAGGAGCCGTGGACCGAGCTCACGCCCGTCCCCGCGACGATCGTGGACAACCGGGTCGTCGAGGTCGACGGGGCCTGGCACAGCTTCGGCGGTTTCGACGGCATCGAGCCCACGACGGCCCACTACCGCTACGACCCCGCGGCGATGGAGTGGGTCGAGGGCGCCGAGCTGCCGGAGCCGCTCATGGCTCCCACGGCCGGGACCGTCGACGGGCAGATCGTGGCGGCCGGAGGCTGGGACAGCAACGGGTCGGCCCGGGCCGAGACCTACGTCTACGCACCGCAGGACGACGCCTGGACCCAGGTCTCGGACGCCCCTGTGTCCGTCGCGTGGGCCGGCCAGGCGACGCTGGACGGGTTGCTCTACTCCGTCGGCGGCTGCACCACGGGCGACTGCGACCCCACGAGCGCGGTCACCGCGGCCTACGACCCGGCCACCGACACCTGGACGACGCTCGCCGACTACCCCCGGACGGTGGCCTTCCCGTCCTGCGCCGGCGTCGACGGACGGGTCGTCTGCGCCGGTGGTGTGGGCGACGGCGGCACCTCGACCACCGAGGCCTACGCCTACGACCCGGCGGCGGACAGTTGGACGCAGGTCGCCGACGCGCCGAGCGACGCCTGGGGCGCGGCCTACGCCGGGGCGAACGACCAGCTCATCGTCACCGGCGGGCTCCTGGACGGCGCGATCAGCAACGAGGCCGTCGCCTACGACCCGGCTGCGGACGCCTGGTCGGACCTGCCCAACCCCAACGAACCGAGCTTCCGCGGCGCGGGCGCCTGCGGGTTCGTCCGGATCGGCGGGGAGGGTGACGCCGGCTTCAGCGACGTCGTCGAGCTCCTGCCCGGCTACGACCTGTGCGGTGACGGCCCGGTCGACGTGCCGTGGCTCTCGCTGAGCGAGACCGAGCTGTCCCTGGCGCCCGGTGAGTCGGCTACGGTGCAGGTCACGACCACCGGTGACGTGGCGCAGCCCGGGCTCTACACCGCCGGGGTCTCGGCGGAGGGTGGTATGCCCGGCACGGCGCCGACCAGCGAGGTCGAGATGACCGTGCTCCCGCCGGCCACGTGGGGCAAGCTCACCGGTCTGGTGGCCGGGGACGACTGCGCCGGCACCACCGACCCGCTGGCCGGCGCGACCGTCGACGCCTCACCGACGCGGGGCGAGGGCCCGAGGTGGCGCTGGGTCACCGACGACGAGGGACGGTATGCCCGCTGGATCGACACGAGGGTCGGCGAGCTGGAGCTCATCGCCTCCGCGGTGGAGCACCTGCCGGAGTCGGCGCTGGTGGACCCCGTCCGGGGCCAGGTGGTGGAGGAGGACTTCGTGCTCCTGCACGAGGACTGCGACACCGACCCCGGCCCGATCCACCCCGAGGTGGTCCGGGTGGCCGGCGAGCACCGCTACGGCACCGCCGTCGAGCTCTCCCAGGCCTACGAGCCGGGGATCGCGACGGTGCTGCTCGCCACCGGCGCCGACTACCCCGACGCCCTGGCCGGCGCGGCCTGGGCCGGGAGCGCCGAGGTCCCGGTCCTGCTGACCAAGCCCGACCAGCTGCCCGCGGTCACCGCGGCCGAGCTGGAGCGGCTCAACCCCGGTGAGCTGGTCGTCCTCGGTGGCGACGGCGCCGTCCAGGACGACGTGGTGGAGGAGGCGGCCGAGGCCGCCGAGGCCCCGGTGCGGCGGCTGGCGGGACGCGACCGGTATGCCACCGCGGCCCTCGTCGCGGCGGAGCTCGGCTCGTCCGGCACGGCCTACGTGGCCACCGGGCGCGACTACCCCGACGCGCTCGCGGGCGCGGCGCGGGCCGGAGCGGTCGACGCCCCGGTGCTCCTGGTCCGGCCGGACTCGGTGCCGTCCAGCACCCGGCAGGCGCTGCGCGACCTCGGCGTGGAGCAGATCGTGCTGCTCGGCGGCACCGGCGTCGTCGAGGACGGCGTCGAGACCGCGCTGGAGGAGTTCGGCGAGGTGGACCGGATCTCCGGTGGTGACCGCTACGGCACGGCCGCCCTCCTCGCCGAGGACTACCCCACCGCGGGGGACGTCTACGTCGCCAGCGGCCAGGACTGGCCGGACGCGCTCGCCGGCGCTGCCGCGGCCGGCGCGCAGGACGCACCGCTGCTGCTCGTGCGGCAGGACTCGGTGCCCTCGGCGACCTGGACCGCGCTGGAGCGGCTCGAGCCCGGCCTCATCAGCGTCCTCGGCGGTGAGACCGCCGTGGCCGAGACGGTCCTGGAGGAGCTGCGGACCCTGGAGTGA